A window of the Lolium perenne isolate Kyuss_39 chromosome 7, Kyuss_2.0, whole genome shotgun sequence genome harbors these coding sequences:
- the LOC139833599 gene encoding protein FAR1-RELATED SEQUENCE 5-like, with protein sequence MISLERHNALGEPHLDRIYDIRAQWVPAYFKERFFPFTSSTGRSESTNSLFKHYVKRKDSIATFFKEYIIIQEKKQSDLDRLREKSEFKESVNWGFNPLEREAMKIYTDPIYGKFAEELRKGTAYNVEVVEEKRLYRVIRVANYRNAEFPKLIYVVTISSDDDVYRCSCSKMARDGIHCCHVMRVASHIGLTELPVGSSTLDGLLQWDRGVVELKKAICKDAMERLQTKEKVTRKRKKVDDPVQQDTDNMRHEDREDNNHGHNNEQIHHEEKNSSDEEKNEDEHRPYKDPPQSGKPGFNLGERPMNFHEKCAAKLKKKAAPRLCGLCRLPGHKRPKCPDRDKVGMSIPGMDSQKEEGNP encoded by the exons ATGATCTCTTTGGAGCGTCACAATGCTTTGGGAGAGCCACACCTGGACAGGATATATGACATCAGAGCTCAGTGGGTCCCAGCATATTTCAAAGAGAGATTCTTCCCATTCACTTCATCGACGGGGAGAAGTGAGAGCACAAACTCCTTATTCAAACACTATGTAAAAAGAAAGGACTCGATTGCAACATTCTTCAAGGAGTATATCATAATACAAGAAAAAAAACAGTCCGACCTAGATCGCCTAAGAGAGAAAAGTGAGTTCAAGGAGTCTGTGAATTGGGGATTCAATCCTCTTGAAAGGGAAGCAATGAAAATCTACACAGACCCAATATACGGCAAGTTTGCTGAAGAGCTAAGGAAGGGTACTGCTTACAATGTTGAAGTTGTGGAAGAGAAGAGATTGTACAGAGTTATTAGGGTGGCAAACTATAGAAATGCAGAGTTCCCCAAATTAATATATGTGGTTACTATTTCCTCTGATGACGATGTGTACAGATGCTCGTGCTCTAAGATGGCTCGCGATGGAATACACTGCTGCCATGTCATGAGGGTGGCTAGTCATATTGGTTTGACAGAGCTTCCTGTCGGTTCATCAACCCTAGATGGACTACTGCAGTGGGATAGAG GAGTTGTTGAGCTGAAGAAAGCTATATGCAAAGATGCAATGGAACGCCTCCAGACGAAAGAAAAAGTCACACGTAAGAGAAAAAAGGTTGATGACCCAGTTCAACAAGATACTGACAATATGCGTCATGAAGATAGAGAAGACAACAATCATGGACACAACAATGAACAGATACACCATGAGGAGAAAAATTCAAGTGACGAAGAAAAAAATGAAGATGAGCATCGCCCTTATAAGGATCCACCACAGTCAGGAAAACCAGGGTTCAACCTAGGTGAAAGACCTATGAATTTCCATGAGAAATGTGCTGCAAAACTAAAGAAAAAGGCTGCACCAAGATTGTGTGGACTTTGCAGGTTGCCTGGACACAAGAGACCAAAATGCCCAGACAGAGACAAG GTTGGCATGAGCATACCAGGAATGGATTCCCAAAAAGAAGAAGGGAACCCATGA
- the LOC139833600 gene encoding uncharacterized protein, translated as MPNASERARNRASPFPVVRLYEHLSSDQKNSIGDMDLGSMLDIKCHVLHNPLISWLAPLYDSHSREFVIQGRGRIPLNADSIYRTLGLPRGDIPVVYAMDSVIEARLGPLLFPSHSSTPKITGVFTMLSEMTQYDDIFKQDNISNVRNMNLCQFVCDRLHDELYGRFVANIWSKKDVDTVLDADLKRDGSGYGNLELKPHLAINFNLFEGAASFERWVETNTAPNCPKNRKDKVARLMGEFASGLTGLMSKLVQGLTEVDDDEVVYTAKSDKTLRSQIVASRSSHDGGAANTTSPIAQSTYDRPDKIVGKSPIRRLKNVPCNQSADATDVGGDVPCKQIADVTDVGGDVLCNQSADATDVGGAITADPLNVVDSVSSPVSEQTNVLAEARVVEQTRVTRSAAKAACGAKAPCQTDKVPVVNFSDNMSDGESYHSGNDSDYVDEAVADRFVIQSRRHVDGGEHGDTVLSECAGVPSQTTLSGVATVVPGVSPELVSSSVPMDIDCAVAEPSDADALVRFMETDITVASAENRIVFQGLENLAETAAMHIDGVVDERDLDIGKQVLSETNEADLLRAKDASADGAVISVGTKSGEVLSSSLEVAVMNEGNVKGLSDGYDVVSETINEVVNDLKRSRCALDASEAKRTCVVREDRSVNPVQNEPSSAPKKKPNVRGRRQAVYKSQVATRSSPRRPPRGTSSGVADNVAVKSKVSTLKDRLEGSTKIHAAGTSTVVETGSQISSEVVSDGVVFKDAVFSSKSTSETVPTGKESAHEDPVQVSFATGSQISAVGGSDVVVPSKSTSEIVPTEKESPHEEPLEVSFATGTQVSAEGGSDVVVPSKSSIEIVPTGQESAHEEPVEVSFAPQDSGTSVTNQMADPVGDVDHHASASTGTTVVVARDAEQNATASPQDQIVTVVKRAKFVAADGKLSLTPGIPIDLSAYHVSVVNTSASDKSASPSEALGNADGHDSTISADVVKESESANVSSIPPTDGLHPVIATEISNNEADDLEVLYITPALPVPVQNLPVASRTPRTRLRMERVVLPSKFMLPPYNRVTCTDEQELLYQQVIKHNSDSEHSKIKQSRFLMIDPMWVSTGDLASSVMPSGELSTTVAEIGIAVLQVDCPKKKIIFPWIVTVYLLERRFNSRILQKHFRMDDKYKLSHQNLLCFGVLQNLGTEKKPCGHWYSLFLNFEKKRFEVLDSARGPDDESLINHSSDLVDAIKCMYRINYSSSSKQIDDYELVFIEAPKQNNNIDCGYFMLKFLELWNGRVVPAITYDQIPELRKVLTWNWLNHPLNKLQNWRYLLESNAL; from the exons ATGCCCAATGCTAGTGAGCGCGCTAGGAATCGGGCCTCTCCTTTTCCTGTTGTCAGGTTATATGAACATCTAAGTTCTGATCAGAAGAACTCGATTGGGGATATGGATCTTGGTTCAATGCTTGACATCAAGTGCCATGTTCTTCACAATCCATTGATAAGCTGGCTCGCTCCTTTGTATGATAGTCATTCCCGAGAGTTTGTCATTCAGGGGCGTGGTAGAATCCCTCTCAATGCTGATTCCATTTACCGCACACTCGGTCTTCCGCGGGGGGATATTCCTGTTGTGTATGCAATGGATTCTGTCATAGAGGCTCGTCTAGGTCCTTTGTTATTTCCTAGCCATAGCAGCACGCCGAAGATTACTGGTGTGTTCACAATGCTGTCAGAGATGACTCAGTATGATGACATTTTCAAGCAA GACAACATTAGCAATGTCAGGAACATGAACCTTTGTCAGTTTGTGTGCGACAGATTGCATGATGAGCTTT ATGGTAGATTTGTTGCTAATATATGGTCAAAGAAAGATGTTGATACTGTGCTTGATGCTGACTTGAAAAGGGATGGATCTGGTTATGGGAATCTCGAG TTGAAGCCACACCTTGCTATAAATTTCAACTTGTTTGAAGGTGCAGCTAGCTTTGAAAGATGGGTTGAAACCAATACTGCACCTAACTGCCCGAAAAAT CGTAAAGACAAGGTTGCTAGATTAATGGGTGAGTTTGCGTCTGGTCTCACTGGTCTAATGAGTAAGCTTGTGCAAGGTTTGACTGAGGTTGATGATGACGAAGTTGTGTATACTGCAAAATCTGATAAGACATTACGCTCTCAAATCGTTGCCTCTCGTTCATCGCATGATGGAGGTGCTGCAAACACAACCTCTCCTATTGCGCAATCAACTTATGATCGTCCTGATAAGATTGTAGGGAAATCACCAATACGCCGTCTGAAGAATGTGCCTTGCAACCAAAGTGCTGATGCTACAGATGTTGGGGGGGATGTGCCTTGCAAGCAGATTGCTGATGTTACAGATGTCGGAGGGGATGTCCTTTGCAACCAGAGTGCTGATGCTACAGATGTCGGAGGGGCTATTACTGCTGATCCATTGAATGTTGTTGATTCCGTTTCATCACCTGTCTCTGAGCAAACTAATGTTCTGGCCGAGGCCCGTGTTGTTGAGCAAACTCGTGTTACCAGGTCTGCTGCAAAAGCCGCTTGTGGTGCCAAAGCGCCATGTCAAACTGATAAGGTACCTGTTGTCAACTTCAGTGACAATATGTCTGACGGCGAGAGTTATCATTCTGGCAATGACAGTGATTATGTTGATGAAGCCGTTGCTGATCGCTTTGTTATTCAAAGCAGACGTCATGTGGATGGAGGTGAGCATGGTGATACCGTGTTGTCGGAATGTGCAGGAGTGCCAAGCCAGACAACTCTTTCTGGTGTTGCGACAGTTGTTCCCGGTGTTTCTCCTGAACTGGTTTCCAGCagtgtacccatggatattgattgtGCTGTTGCGGAACCATCTGATGCTGATGCTCTAGTACGTTTTATGGAAACTGATATCACTGTTGCATCAGCAGAGAATAGGATTGTGTTTCAGGGTCTTGAAAATCTTGCAGAAACTGCTGCTATGCATATTGATGGTGTTGTTGATGAGCGAGATTTAGATATTGGGAAGCAAGTTTtatctgaaacaaatgaagctgaTCTTCTTCGTGCCAAAGATGCCAGTGCTGATGGTGCTGTCATTTCTGTCGGTACGAAGTCAGGCGAAGTTCTGAGTTCTAGCCTTGAGGTTGCTGTAATGAATGAAGGCAATGTGAAAGGATTATCTGATGGTTATGATGTTGTCAGTGAGACAATCAACGAAGTTGTGAATGATTTGAAAAGGAGTAGGTGTGCTCTCGATGCTTCTGAAGCGAAACGTACTTGTGTTGTACGCGAGGATCGTTCTGTTAATCCTGTACAGAATGAACCGTCATCTGCTCCTAAGAAGAAGCCCAATGTGAGAGGCAGAAG GCAAGCTGTTTATAAAAGTCAGGTTGCTACAAGATCTTCACCACGACGACCTCCTAGAGGTACTTCTTCAGGTGTTGCTGATAACGTTGCAGTTAAATCAAAAGTGTCTACTTTGAAAGACCGTCTTGAAGGCTCAACAAAAATTCACGCTGCTGGAACATCTACTGTAGTTGAAACTGGTAGTCAGATTTCATCAGAGGTTGTTTCTGATGGGGTTGTTTTTAAGGATGCTGTTTTCTCTTCCAAGTCTACAAGTGAAACTGTTCCAACAGGAAAAGAATCTGCACATGAGGATCCAGTTCAAGTTAGCTTTGCAACTGGTAGCCAGATTTCAGCAGTTGGTGGTTCTGATGTGGTTGTCCCTTCTAAGTCTACAAGTGAAATTGTTCCAACAGAAAAAGAATCTCCACACGAGGAACCACTTGAAGTTAGCTTTGCAACTGGTACCCAGGTTTCAGCAGAGGGTGGTTCTGATGTGGTTGTTCCTTCTAAGTCTTCAATTGAAATTGTCCCAACAGGACAAGAATCTGCACATGAGGAACCAGTTGAAGTTAGCTttgcacctcaagattctggtacCAGTGTTACAAATCAGATGGCTGATCCTGTTGGCGATGTTGACCATCATGCATCTGCTTCTACTGGAACAACTGTTGTTGTTGCTCGTGATGCTGAACAAAATGCAACAGCTTCTCCACAAG ATCAAATTGTTACTGTTGTTAAGAGAGCTAAATTTGTTGCTGCTGATGGCAAACTGAGTCTCACTCCTGGCATCCCTATAGATCTGTCTGCTTATCATGTGTCTGTTGTAAATACATCTGCGTCTGATAAAAGCGCTTCTCCATCTG AGGCATTAGGAAATGCTGATGGTCATGATTCTACCATTTCTGCTGATGTTGTTAAAGAATCAGAAAGTGCAAATGTGTCATCTATCCCTCCTACTG ATGGATTGCATCCTGTAATCGCCACCGAAATCAGTAACAATGAAGCTG ATGATTTGGAGGTCCTTTATATTACTCCAGCTTTGCCAGTGCCTGTTCAGAATTTACCTGTTGCCAGTAGAACTCCAAGGACCAGGCTACGCATGGAAAGGGTCGTTCTTCCTTCGAAGTTCATGCTACCTCCATACAACCGAGTAACTTGTACCGATGAGCAAGAATTATTGTACCAGCAAGTTATAAAGCACAACAGCGACTCTGAACACTCTAAAATTAAACA ATCAAGGTTCTTGATGATTGACCCTATGTGGGTTTCCACTGGTGACTTGGCTAGTAGCGTTATGCCTTCTGGAGAACTGTCAACAACGGTTGCCGAAATTGGAATTGCTGTTCTTCAGGTTGACTGTCCGAAGAAGAAGATCATTTTCCCATGGATAGTAACTGTTTATTTGCTTGAAAGAAGATTTAATTCAAGAATACTGCAGAAACATTTCAGGATGGATGATAAGTATAAACTTAGTCACCAAAATCTG tTGTGTTTTGGTGTCCTTCAGAATCTTGGAACAGAAAAGAAGCCATGTGGTCATTGGTATTCACTGTTCTTGAATTTTGAGAAAAAAAGGTTTGAAGTTCTTGATTCTGCGCGTGGTCCTGATGATGAATCGCTCATTAATCATTCTAGCGATCTAGTCGATGCTATCAAGTGCATGTATCGTATAAATTACTCCAGTTCATCAAAACAGATTGATGACTATGAGTTGGTTTTCATTGAAGCTCCTAAGCAAAATAACAA catTGATTGTGGTTATTTTATGCTCAAGTTCCTTGAACTTTGGAATGGCCGTGTTGTACCTGCTATCACTTATGATCAGATACCAGAACTTAGGAAGGTCCTAACATGGAATTGGTTAAACCACCCTCTGAACAAGTTGCAGAATTGGAGGTACCTGTTGGAAAGCAACGCTCTGTGA
- the LOC139833601 gene encoding uncharacterized protein yields MGLRGFTGVDSEGFSGGLALFWHESIEVIVKDATARYIDVWMRISPDEPMFHATFVYGEPRTENRHRMWSSLSTLCASSSLPWALIGDFNEALWSYEHLSAVPRAESQMAAFRDCVQRCLDSQVYLSHMIIGGLEIIMCREVRTPQVRSCLRYEIFWERDAALKEVIETSWKGLGPMQDIGGVTRGLASVMSSLHQCGKRKFGNVTRELARLREKLSSLQASNAPREEIRVTMDLMNEILYREEMLWLQSSRIDWMREGDRNTKVFHQKAVWRARRNKILKLRDDMGVFKTVPSDMQRMSVSHFKFLYTRDPSLDHTSITDLIQEKITEDMNNDLCKEFTDKEIADAENQI; encoded by the exons ATGGGTCTCAGGGGTTTTACTGGAGTTGACTCGGAAGGCTTTAGTGGAGGACTTGCATTATTTTGGCATGAAAGTATTGAGGTGATTGTTAAAGATGCTACAGCAAGATACATTGATGTCTGGATGCGGATCAGTCCAGATGAGCCCATGTTTCATGCTACGTTTGTTTACGGAGAACCGAGGACTGAGAACAGGCACCGTATGTGGTCTTCCCTTTCCACGCTTTGTGCTTCTTCCTCTCTTCCCTGGGCTCTAATCGGAGATTTCAATGAAGCTTTGTGGTCATATGAGCACTTATCGGCGGTGCCACGGGCTGAGTCGCAGATGGCGGCATTTAGAGATTGTGTTCAGAGATGCTTGGATTCTCAGGTCTACCTTTCACATATGATAATAGGAGGGCTGGAAATAATAATGTGCAG GGAAGTAAGAACACCACAAGTCCGTAGTTGTTTGCGTTATGAGATCTTTTGGGAACGTGATGCTGCCTTAAAAGAAGTGATTGAAACTTCGTGGAAAGGACTTGGACCAATGCAGGACATTGGTGGTGTGACACGAGGCCTGGCATCTGTTATGTCTTCCTTACATCAGTGTGGGAAGAGGAAGTTTGGAAATGTAACACGTGAGCTTGCCAGACTTCGTGAGAAACTCTCTAGTTTGCAAGCGTCTAATGCACCCAGGGAGGAGATAAGAGTCACCATGGATCTAATGAATGAGATTCTATATAGAGAAGAAATGCTATGGTTGCAAAGCTCCCGAATCGATTGGATGCGAGAAGGTGATCGTAATACAAAAGTTTTCCATCAAAAAGCTGTCTGGCGTGCTCGGAGGAATAAAATATTAAAGTTACGAGATGACATGGGTGTGTTTAAAACTGTACCATCAGATATGCAGAGGATGTCAGTCTCGCATTTTAAATTCTTATATACTCGTGATCCTTCCCTTGATCACACGAGTATTACAGATCTTATTCAGGAGAAGATCACAGAGGACATGAATAACGATCTTTGTAAGGAATTTACTGATAAAGAGATTGCTGATGCGGAAAACCAAATctga